AACTTTTATTGTGTTTGCAGTATCTATGCTTTCGTTAATGATGGTTTTGCCAGTGAAAGGTATAGAAAGAAATTTAGCACTCCTTGCGAGTATAATATATAGCGCATTGTCGAGTTTGGTTGTGATGAGGATTTCAGAAACAGAAGATAAAAAGGTTATGCTAAAGAGTGTAGTATCATTTTTAGGGATAAGTTTTTTGGGTGGCTACACGGTGGTGTCGTGTCTTAGTAGTTTAAGGTATACAATGACATTGGATTTATTTAGAGGAGTTAAGATAGCATTTGTTATGCCGCTTATTATGTATACCATAAGTTATGCTATAGTGTATAATATCAGAATTTCAGATATTTTGTCTTATATTAAGAAAAAGAGTAAGCTAGGGATTGCGTTTGTAGTGGCGTTAATAGGTTTTATATTTGCGATATACATATTAAGAAGTGGTAATTTCAAAATATTAAGAGCAAGTGCATTTGAGTTGAGGGTAAGAGAAATATTGGAGTATGTATGGAAAGTACGCCCTAGGACGAAAGAGATAGCGATAGGATATCCAATGCTTATGATGTTTGTACATTTTAGAAAGAGTCAGAATAATATAATAAAGTATATACTAGGGTTTGGTATGACAATAGGTAGTATATCGGTTATAAATAGTTTTTGCCATGTTTTTACACCGATAGTTATTTCTATGTCAAGAGGGATAAATGGATTGATAACTGGAGTAATTATAGGAAAGTTATTGCTTATTTTGTTGACAAATGAGAGTTTGAAGAAATTTTTACAAGATAAAAAGTCAAAAATGATTGCCCGGTTTAGCAAGGCCTAATTTGGATATTGACAAAGAATAGTTTTGCTGATATACTGCATTTTAGAAATGTAAGTTAGCTTGTATAAAAGACGTAGGGAGTAATCTTATCGATGATTGATAAGGATACTCTCCCCGTGTTGTGGAAGTGGTGTTTTTTGTGCTATTTAAAAATGTTTTGCAGGGTGAATAGAAGACACATAAGAGGTGGCAGTTGATATGAGAGTTGTTCATTTGATAGGTGGAGGAGACGTTGGGGGCGCAAAAATTCATGTGCTTAGTTTGGTAAAGGAACTTAGCAAGAATATTGATGTTAAGATAATTGCTTTAAGAGAAGGAATTTTTTCAAGAGAAGCCAGGTCTATGGGGTTAGATATTGAAGTAGTAAAGGGCAAGAGTATTATTTCCGATTTGCGTAAAGTAATAGAGATAGTTAAGAAGGGCGAGTATGATTTTTTGCATTCACATGGAGCCAAAGCCAATTTGTTTGCAGTTGCGTGTAAATTTATGACAAAAGTATGTACTATAACGACTGTACACAGCGATTATAGATTAGATTATTTGCAAAGTAAGGTTAAGAAGCTTGTGTATGGTACTATAAATGCAATTTCAATAAGATTTTTGCATTTTTATGTTGCTGTGTCTAGCGAATTTAAAGGGATGTTGGTGAATAGGAATTTTCGTGAAGAGAACATATATACTTTGTATAATGGTATAGATTTTAATTTGCCTGTGGGTAAATATAATAAAGATGTAGTGTGTGAAAAATATGGTCTTAAAATCGATGAAAATGATTATATAGTCGGAATTTTAGCAAGGTTACATCCAGTTAAGGATATACCTACTTTTCTTGAAGCCTCAGCAAAAGTTTTAAAATCGAGAAAAAATGTAAAGTTTATTATAGGTGGAGATGGTGAGCAGAAAGCGTATTTAGAGAAATATGCAAGAAATTTGGGTGTGTTGGATAATGTATATTTTGTAGGCTTTGTTGATAATCCATATGAGTTTATGAGTATTGTTGACGTAAATGTGTTAACTTCATTAAGTGAGAGCTTTCCTTATTCTATACTTGAAGGTACAAAGCTTAAAAAGGCTACAATAAGTACAGACGTTGGTGGTATTTTTGATTTGATAGATCATAATAAAAATGGATATTTGTTTAATGTGGGTGATTATGATCTTTTGGCTAAGTATATTTTAAATTTATTGGATGATGATGAATTGCGTAATAGATTTGGTGAGGAGTTAAACAGAAAGGCCAGGAAAGAATTTTCATTAGAGCGAATGGGAGAGACGCAGCTTAATATTTATTACGAGATAAAGAATAGGGAGAAAGATGTTAGTCACAAAGTAAGTGATAGATACGATGTATTAATATCAGGTTATTATGGTCACAATAACATGGGTGATGAGGCAATGCTCGAGGCGATAGTAGATACGCTTAAAAAAGAAAGAAAAAGAATAAAGCTTGCGGTATTATCGCAAAAACCAGAGGAGACGACTAAGATACATAATGTGAGGTCCATATATAGATTCAATCTTTTTAGTATATTAAAGATGCTTATGAAAACTGATTTGTATATAAATGGTGGAGGTAGTTTAATACAGGATAACACAAGTAATAGATCTTTATACTATTATTTAACTTTGATTGTGTTAGCAAAGTTGACAAGAACTAAGGTTATGATTTATGCTAATGGAATAGGTCCAGTTAAAAATAAATTTAATAAGTACATTACAAGAGTTATCTTAAATTTAGTTGATATCATAACAGTAAGAGATGAGAATTCATTAGTAGAGCTTGAGAAGTTGGGTGTACATGGACCAAAGATAGAGTTGACAGCTGATTGCGCACTAACATTAAAGAGTGTTAGTGATGAGAGAATAAGCGAAATACTAAGAGAAGAGGGGATAGATGAGAATAGATCGCTTATTGGTTTTTCCATAAGACAATGGGGCGATGACTTAGAGTATTTAAATACAATAGCTAAAGTTGCAGATGTTGCGTATGAAAAATATGGATTAATGCCAGTATTTATAGCAATGCAGAAGAACAATGACTCTAAAATGAGCGAGCGCATAGTAAAAAAAATGTCGAGCCCTGCGTATATTGTAAGAGGTAATTATTCGCCAAAGGAGATTTTAGGAATAATAGGACGAGTAGACATATTGATTGGTATGAGGTTGCATGCGTTAGTGTTTGCATCAATGGAAGCAGTTCCTTGCATAGGTGTTGTATATGAACAAAAAGTAGAGGGATTTGTGAATTACATAAGGCAGATGTCAGCTGGGGATGTAAAAAAGCTAGAGGCTGGTACATTATGTGAGATGCTAGATGAAGAATGTCAGCACAGGAATATGATGAAAGAATATCTTGTTAGCATAAGAAAAGAGCTTCAGGATAAGTCTATAAGAAATGCGAAACTTGCGCTGGAGTTGTTAGATAGGAGGAAAAAAAGAAGGATATGAGAAAGTGTGTAAGGATATTAGACGTTAATGTTGACGATTTAACGATGGATGGGGCTATAGATAGTATTGTTAAGCTTTTAAAAGATGATAAAAACAATATTATATGTACGCCTAATGCAGAAATTATGATGACAAGTTATAAAGATGATG
The Clostridiales bacterium genome window above contains:
- the csaB gene encoding polysaccharide pyruvyl transferase CsaB codes for the protein MRVVHLIGGGDVGGAKIHVLSLVKELSKNIDVKIIALREGIFSREARSMGLDIEVVKGKSIISDLRKVIEIVKKGEYDFLHSHGAKANLFAVACKFMTKVCTITTVHSDYRLDYLQSKVKKLVYGTINAISIRFLHFYVAVSSEFKGMLVNRNFREENIYTLYNGIDFNLPVGKYNKDVVCEKYGLKIDENDYIVGILARLHPVKDIPTFLEASAKVLKSRKNVKFIIGGDGEQKAYLEKYARNLGVLDNVYFVGFVDNPYEFMSIVDVNVLTSLSESFPYSILEGTKLKKATISTDVGGIFDLIDHNKNGYLFNVGDYDLLAKYILNLLDDDELRNRFGEELNRKARKEFSLERMGETQLNIYYEIKNREKDVSHKVSDRYDVLISGYYGHNNMGDEAMLEAIVDTLKKERKRIKLAVLSQKPEETTKIHNVRSIYRFNLFSILKMLMKTDLYINGGGSLIQDNTSNRSLYYYLTLIVLAKLTRTKVMIYANGIGPVKNKFNKYITRVILNLVDIITVRDENSLVELEKLGVHGPKIELTADCALTLKSVSDERISEILREEGIDENRSLIGFSIRQWGDDLEYLNTIAKVADVAYEKYGLMPVFIAMQKNNDSKMSERIVKKMSSPAYIVRGNYSPKEILGIIGRVDILIGMRLHALVFASMEAVPCIGVVYEQKVEGFVNYIRQMSAGDVKKLEAGTLCEMLDEECQHRNMMKEYLVSIRKELQDKSIRNAKLALELLDRRKKRRI